A portion of the Pogoniulus pusillus isolate bPogPus1 chromosome 6, bPogPus1.pri, whole genome shotgun sequence genome contains these proteins:
- the FFAR4 gene encoding free fatty acid receptor 4 isoform X1, translating into MLGSRNTPGGNRSYFPFFSDFRGHNVTALRVGESSALASIFLLALVGNVWGICLLVRRQQHRLSAANCLVLNLFCADLLFITSIPFIAVVRWTESWELGNFVCHMLFYVVSLSGAVVILSLSAVSLERVVSIARLRHAAFRRRKALAAALLFIWGFAALATLPLCCFFTVVRLPAAAGEDIHICTLVWPTIAGEIVWDVTFAVVFFLIPGLIIVFSYSKILQKSTYGWYRAMRRETSLSNIEITKASRRSLNAGLAYSENHQIRVSQQDYKLFRALILLMISFFIMWSPIMITIILILVQNYKQDLSILPSVFFWIVLFTFANSAVNPILYNVAHFRRKCEEILLCCTGIPLRHGAGTETTARRSNHEQPHLSFVTK; encoded by the exons ATGCTGGGGTCCAGGAACACACCAGGGGGCAACAGGTCCTACTTCCCCTTCTTCTCGGACTTCAGGGGCCACAATGTGACAGCCCTGCGTGTTGGTGAGTCGTCTGCCCTGGCCTCCATCTTTTTGCTGGCCTTGGTGGGAAATGTCTGGGGCATCTGCTTGCTGGtgcggcggcagcagcaccgCTTGAGCGCTGCCAACTGCCTCGTCCTCAACCTCTTCTGTGCCGACCTGCTGTTCATCACCTCCATCCCATTCATCGCCGTTGTGCGGTGGACGGAGTCCTGGGAGCTGGGCAACTTCGTCTGCCACATGCTCTTCTACGTGGTGAGCCTCAGCGGCGCCGTCGTCATCCTCTCTCTCTCGGCCGTCAGCCTGGAACGCGTCGTCAGCATCGCCCGACTGCGCCACGCTGCGTTCCGCCGCCGCAAGGCGCTGGCCGCCGCCCTCCTTTTCATCTGGGGGTTTGCCGCCCTCGCCACCCTCCcgctctgctgcttcttcaccGTAGTGCGGCTGCCTGCTGCCGCCGGTGAG GACATTCATATTTGCACACTAGTTTGGCCCACCATTGCAGGAGAAATAGTTTGGGATGTGAcctttgctgttgttttctttctaataCCGGGATTAATCATTGTCTTCAGTTATTCCAAAATCTTACAG AAAAGTACTTATGGCTGGTACAGAGCCATGAGGAGAGAAACCAGCTTATCTAATATTGAG ATTACAAAAGCATCAAGACGGAGTTTAAATGCTGGTTTAGCCTACTCAGAAAATCATCAGATTCGTGTTTCCCAGCAAGACTACAAACTATTCCGAGCCCTCATTTTGTTGATGATTTCATTCTTTATCATGTGGAGCCCAATTATGATAACTATTATTTTAATTTTAGTCCAGAACTACAAACAAGATTTAAGTATTTTGCCATCTGTTTTCTTCTGGATAGTGTTATTCACTTTTGCCAACTCTGCTGTCAACCCGATTTTGTATAATGTTGCCCATTTCAGGCGTAAATGTGAGGAAATTCTTTTGTGTTGTACAGGGATCCCTTTAAGGCATGGTGCTGGGACAGAAACCACTGCAAGAAGAAGTAACCATGAACAACCACATTTATCTTTTGTCACTAAATAA
- the FFAR4 gene encoding free fatty acid receptor 4 isoform X2, which translates to MLGSRNTPGGNRSYFPFFSDFRGHNVTALRVGESSALASIFLLALVGNVWGICLLVRRQQHRLSAANCLVLNLFCADLLFITSIPFIAVVRWTESWELGNFVCHMLFYVVSLSGAVVILSLSAVSLERVVSIARLRHAAFRRRKALAAALLFIWGFAALATLPLCCFFTVVRLPAAAGEDIHICTLVWPTIAGEIVWDVTFAVVFFLIPGLIIVFSYSKILQITKASRRSLNAGLAYSENHQIRVSQQDYKLFRALILLMISFFIMWSPIMITIILILVQNYKQDLSILPSVFFWIVLFTFANSAVNPILYNVAHFRRKCEEILLCCTGIPLRHGAGTETTARRSNHEQPHLSFVTK; encoded by the exons ATGCTGGGGTCCAGGAACACACCAGGGGGCAACAGGTCCTACTTCCCCTTCTTCTCGGACTTCAGGGGCCACAATGTGACAGCCCTGCGTGTTGGTGAGTCGTCTGCCCTGGCCTCCATCTTTTTGCTGGCCTTGGTGGGAAATGTCTGGGGCATCTGCTTGCTGGtgcggcggcagcagcaccgCTTGAGCGCTGCCAACTGCCTCGTCCTCAACCTCTTCTGTGCCGACCTGCTGTTCATCACCTCCATCCCATTCATCGCCGTTGTGCGGTGGACGGAGTCCTGGGAGCTGGGCAACTTCGTCTGCCACATGCTCTTCTACGTGGTGAGCCTCAGCGGCGCCGTCGTCATCCTCTCTCTCTCGGCCGTCAGCCTGGAACGCGTCGTCAGCATCGCCCGACTGCGCCACGCTGCGTTCCGCCGCCGCAAGGCGCTGGCCGCCGCCCTCCTTTTCATCTGGGGGTTTGCCGCCCTCGCCACCCTCCcgctctgctgcttcttcaccGTAGTGCGGCTGCCTGCTGCCGCCGGTGAG GACATTCATATTTGCACACTAGTTTGGCCCACCATTGCAGGAGAAATAGTTTGGGATGTGAcctttgctgttgttttctttctaataCCGGGATTAATCATTGTCTTCAGTTATTCCAAAATCTTACAG ATTACAAAAGCATCAAGACGGAGTTTAAATGCTGGTTTAGCCTACTCAGAAAATCATCAGATTCGTGTTTCCCAGCAAGACTACAAACTATTCCGAGCCCTCATTTTGTTGATGATTTCATTCTTTATCATGTGGAGCCCAATTATGATAACTATTATTTTAATTTTAGTCCAGAACTACAAACAAGATTTAAGTATTTTGCCATCTGTTTTCTTCTGGATAGTGTTATTCACTTTTGCCAACTCTGCTGTCAACCCGATTTTGTATAATGTTGCCCATTTCAGGCGTAAATGTGAGGAAATTCTTTTGTGTTGTACAGGGATCCCTTTAAGGCATGGTGCTGGGACAGAAACCACTGCAAGAAGAAGTAACCATGAACAACCACATTTATCTTTTGTCACTAAATAA
- the RBP4 gene encoding retinol-binding protein 4 isoform X3 encodes MAHSERAVPWLLLLALALLGSSRAERDCRVSSFKVKENFDKNRYSGTWYAMAKKDPEGLFLQDNVVAQFTVDENGQMTATAKGRVRLFNNWDVCADMIGSFTDTEDPAKFKMKYWGVASFLQKGNDDHWVVDTDYDTYALHYSCRQLNEDGTCADSYSFVFSRDPKGLPPEAQKIVRQRQIDLCLDRKYRVILHNGFCS; translated from the exons ATGGCCCACTCCGAGCGAgctgtgccctggctgctgctgctggcgctagccttgctgggcagcagcagagcagagagggactgCCGAGTAAGCAGCTTCAAAGTCAAGGAAAACTTCGACAAAAACAGG TACAGTGGCACCTGGTATGCCATGGCAAAAAAggatcctgaggggctgttTCTGCAGGATAATGTGGTAGCCCAGTTCACTGTGGATGAGAATGGACAAATGACTGCCACTGCAAAGGGCAGAGTCAGACTCTTCAA TAACTGGGATGTCTGTGCTGACATGATTGGCTCTTTCACTGACACGGAAGATCCTGCCAAGTTCAAGATGAAATACTGGGGTGTTGCCTCTTTTCTTCAGAAAGGAA ATGATGATCACTGGGTGGTGGACACAGATTATGATACTTATGCTCTTCATTACTCCTGCCGTCAACTAAATGAAGATGGCACTTGTGCTGATAGCTATTCTTTTGTGTTCTCCCGGGACCCCAAGGGATTGCCACCAGAGGCACAGAAAATTGTCAGGCAAAGGCAGATAGACCTCTGCTTGGACAGAAAATACAGAGTTATTCTTCATAACG gatTTTGCTCTTAA
- the RBP4 gene encoding retinol-binding protein 4 isoform X2 gives MCNMSWICTKLAPPYRRGKRECLFVFTFLWNKMAHSERAVPWLLLLALALLGSSRAERDCRVSSFKVKENFDKNRYSGTWYAMAKKDPEGLFLQDNVVAQFTVDENGQMTATAKGRVRLFNNWDVCADMIGSFTDTEDPAKFKMKYWGVASFLQKGNDDHWVVDTDYDTYALHYSCRQLNEDGTCADSYSFVFSRDPKGLPPEAQKIVRQRQIDLCLDRKYRVILHNGFCS, from the exons ATGTGTAACATGTCCTGGATTTGCACTAAGCTGGCACCACCATACAGAAGGGGAAAACGAGAATGCCTCTTTGTGTTCACCTTTTTGTG GAACAAGATGGCCCACTCCGAGCGAgctgtgccctggctgctgctgctggcgctagccttgctgggcagcagcagagcagagagggactgCCGAGTAAGCAGCTTCAAAGTCAAGGAAAACTTCGACAAAAACAGG TACAGTGGCACCTGGTATGCCATGGCAAAAAAggatcctgaggggctgttTCTGCAGGATAATGTGGTAGCCCAGTTCACTGTGGATGAGAATGGACAAATGACTGCCACTGCAAAGGGCAGAGTCAGACTCTTCAA TAACTGGGATGTCTGTGCTGACATGATTGGCTCTTTCACTGACACGGAAGATCCTGCCAAGTTCAAGATGAAATACTGGGGTGTTGCCTCTTTTCTTCAGAAAGGAA ATGATGATCACTGGGTGGTGGACACAGATTATGATACTTATGCTCTTCATTACTCCTGCCGTCAACTAAATGAAGATGGCACTTGTGCTGATAGCTATTCTTTTGTGTTCTCCCGGGACCCCAAGGGATTGCCACCAGAGGCACAGAAAATTGTCAGGCAAAGGCAGATAGACCTCTGCTTGGACAGAAAATACAGAGTTATTCTTCATAACG gatTTTGCTCTTAA
- the RBP4 gene encoding retinol-binding protein 4 isoform X1 — protein sequence MRMSRGSKWPVDQRYPKMCNMSWICTKLAPPYRRGKRECLFVFTFLWNKMAHSERAVPWLLLLALALLGSSRAERDCRVSSFKVKENFDKNRYSGTWYAMAKKDPEGLFLQDNVVAQFTVDENGQMTATAKGRVRLFNNWDVCADMIGSFTDTEDPAKFKMKYWGVASFLQKGNDDHWVVDTDYDTYALHYSCRQLNEDGTCADSYSFVFSRDPKGLPPEAQKIVRQRQIDLCLDRKYRVILHNGFCS from the exons ATGAGAATGTCAAGAGGCAGCAAGTGGCCTGTTGACCAG aggtATCCTAAGATGTGTAACATGTCCTGGATTTGCACTAAGCTGGCACCACCATACAGAAGGGGAAAACGAGAATGCCTCTTTGTGTTCACCTTTTTGTG GAACAAGATGGCCCACTCCGAGCGAgctgtgccctggctgctgctgctggcgctagccttgctgggcagcagcagagcagagagggactgCCGAGTAAGCAGCTTCAAAGTCAAGGAAAACTTCGACAAAAACAGG TACAGTGGCACCTGGTATGCCATGGCAAAAAAggatcctgaggggctgttTCTGCAGGATAATGTGGTAGCCCAGTTCACTGTGGATGAGAATGGACAAATGACTGCCACTGCAAAGGGCAGAGTCAGACTCTTCAA TAACTGGGATGTCTGTGCTGACATGATTGGCTCTTTCACTGACACGGAAGATCCTGCCAAGTTCAAGATGAAATACTGGGGTGTTGCCTCTTTTCTTCAGAAAGGAA ATGATGATCACTGGGTGGTGGACACAGATTATGATACTTATGCTCTTCATTACTCCTGCCGTCAACTAAATGAAGATGGCACTTGTGCTGATAGCTATTCTTTTGTGTTCTCCCGGGACCCCAAGGGATTGCCACCAGAGGCACAGAAAATTGTCAGGCAAAGGCAGATAGACCTCTGCTTGGACAGAAAATACAGAGTTATTCTTCATAACG gatTTTGCTCTTAA